One Staphylococcus ratti DNA segment encodes these proteins:
- a CDS encoding LPXTG cell wall anchor domain-containing protein translates to MSDSISESTSVSESTSASSSESASTSISLSESNSASLSDSESTSVSISASESVSNSASESASISESESTSTSISLSGSESASNSESTSLSDSISTSTSASESESVSNSESVSSSASESVSASASTSESASTSVSESTSTSISLSESNSASTSVSASESISTSTSTSESESVSSSASESASASESVSASASTSESASASASESISLSNSESVSTSESTSASTSESESVSMSTSLSTSVSESTSISESTSTSISLSESNSASTSVSASESISTSTSASESESVSNSASESVSASESASASASTSESVSVSESASASASESISLSNSESVSTSESTSASLSNSASISTSTSDSTSTSISLSESISTSTSASESESVSSSASESTSTSESESTSASASLSASESESASASASASESVSTSESTSASLSNSASMSTSTSESTSTSISLSDSISTSTSVSESESVSSSTSASESVSLSDSESISASNSASTSTSESVSASASTSESTSVSESASTSESESISLSNSVSESTSESESTSTSISLSGSESESASASTSESESVSVSTSLSTSESESISESTSLSNSESESESVSNSTSESASTSVSESISESTSVSESTSTSISLSESISTSTSESESTSASISLSGSESESASVSESTSVSESSSTSTSLSGSISTSESISTSTSESTSISESTSTSISLSESNSTSTSVSESASTSASESASISESESTSISESTSLSGSESESASVSTSISASESVSTSESTSVSLSNSASMSTSTSESTSTSISLSESTSTSTSASESESVSSSASTSTSESASTSESTSVSESASTSVSESTSASASLSASESESASVSTSISTSESESMSTSLSTSVSESISESTSLSNSVSTSVSESTSVSESTSTSTSASESESVSNSASESASTSVSESTSTSISLSGSESASISESTSLSGSISTSTSASESESVSNSASESASASESVSASASTSESASASASESISLSNSESVSTSESTSASTSASESESVSNSASESASTSESESTSASASLSTSLSESTSVSESTSASTSESASNSESTSLSESISTSTSFSESESVSNSTSESTSTSESESTSTSISLSGSESVSTSASASASESVSTSESTSASLSTSASMSTSTSVSESESVSNSASASTSASESISESTSLSNSVSASESASVSESTSVSESTSASTSASESESVSNSTSESASVSESASGSASESISLSNSESVSTSESTSASTSASESESVSNSVSESTSTSVSKSTSASISLSSSESESASVSTSISASESVSMSTSLSTSVSESTSTSISLSESISTSTSESESTSTSISLSGSESVSTSASASASESVSTSESTSASLSTSASMSTSVSESTSESISESASLSDSVSASESVSLSDSESISASNSASTSTSESVSASASTSESTSVSESASTSESESISLSNSVSESTSESESTSASISLSDSISTSTSASESESVSNSASESASISESESTSISESTSLSGSESESASVSTSISASESVSTSESTSASLSTSASMSTSTSESTSTSISLSDSISTSTSASESESVSSSASESASISQSESTSTSESTSLSGSESVSTSTSTSESESVSTSTSLSTSVSESISESTSVSESTSTSISLSESISTSTSVSESESVSNSTSESVSISESESTSISESTSLSGSESESASASTSASESISLSNSESVSTSESISASLSNSASMSTSTSESTSTSISLSDSISTSNSTSTSLSNSESMSTSTSVSESISTSASESISLSGSESTSTSISLSGSNSESTSTSVSESISESTSLSISTSESASTSLSGSESESASLSESASVSESSSTSTSLSDSTSTSNSISTSLSDSESTSVSISGSASLSESTSTSVSESISTSISLSESVSTSISASDSTSASDSLSGSESASTSESTSLSESISTSTSASESESVSNSASESTSTSESESTSASISLSDSISTSLSTSLSDSTSESTSVSESTSTSTSESTSISESTSTSISLSESNSASTSVSASESISTSTSTSESESVSNSTSESASTSVSESASASTSTSALDSVSTSASTSGSESSSASASTSTSTSLTTSESQAPSFGSTSINDGVKETLSKDAKTTEKAQLPDTGQATQNNGLVGAVAAMLAGLGLFKKSKKDKKKATKSNK, encoded by the coding sequence ATGAGTGATTCAATTAGCGAAAGCACATCGGTTTCTGAATCGACATCGGCTTCGTCATCCGAAAGTGCAAGTACATCGATTTCATTGAGTGAATCGAACAGCGCGTCACTAAGCGATTCAGAATCAACGAGTGTCTCAATTTCTGCATCAGAATCAGTTTCAAACTCAGCAAGTGAGAGTGCGTCAATATCAGAATCTGAGTCAACAAGCACATCAATTTCATTAAGTGGTTCGGAATCAGCAAGTAATTCTGAGAGCACATCATTAAGCGATTCGATTAGTACATCAACATCAGCAAGCGAATCAGAGTCTGTTTCAAACTCAGAAAGCGTAAGTTCATCAGCATCAGAGTCAGTAAGTGCATCAGCAAGTACATCTGAGAGCGCATCAACGTCAGTATCTGAGTCAACAAGCACATCGATTTCATTGAGCGAATCGAACAGTGCATCAACGTCTGTTTCAGCATCCGAAAGTATAAGTACATCAACATCAACTAGTGAATCGGAATCTGTTTCAAGCTCAGCAAGCGAAAGTGCATCAGCATCAGAGTCAGTAAGTGCTTCAGCAAGTACATCTGAGAGCGCTTCAGCATCAGCATCTGAAAGTATTTCATTGAGTAATTCAGAAAGCGTATCTACTTCAGAATCAACGAGCGCATCGACATCAGAATCAGAAAGTGTAAGCATGTCAACTTCGTTGAGTACATCAGTATCAGAATCGACATCAATATCCGAGTCAACAAGCACATCGATTTCATTGAGCGAATCGAACAGTGCATCAACGTCTGTTTCAGCATCCGAAAGTATAAGTACATCAACATCAGCAAGCGAATCAGAGTCTGTTTCAAACTCAGCAAGTGAAAGTGTATCAGCATCAGAGTCAGCAAGTGCATCAGCAAGTACATCTGAGAGCGTATCAGTATCAGAGAGTGCTTCAGCATCAGCATCTGAAAGTATTTCATTGAGTAATTCAGAAAGCGTATCAACTTCTGAATCGACAAGCGCATCACTAAGCAATTCAGCTTCAATAAGTACATCAACGTCTGATAGTACAAGTACTTCAATCTCATTAAGTGAATCGATTAGTACATCAACATCAGCTAGCGAGTCGGAATCAGTTTCAAGCTCAGCAAGCGAAAGTACATCAACATCAGAATCTGAGTCGACAAGTGCGTCAGCTTCGTTAAGTGCTTCAGAGTCAGAGAGTGCAAGCGCATCGGCATCAGCATCCGAAAGCGTATCAACTTCTGAATCGACAAGTGCGTCACTAAGCAATTCAGCTTCAATGAGTACATCAACGTCTGAAAGTACAAGTACTTCAATCTCATTAAGCGATTCGATAAGTACGTCAACATCAGTTAGCGAATCAGAATCAGTTTCAAGCTCAACAAGCGCATCAGAATCAGTTTCACTAAGTGATTCAGAATCAATAAGTGCATCTAACTCTGCATCGACGTCAACGTCAGAGTCAGTAAGTGCATCAGCAAGTACATCTGAGAGCACATCAGTATCAGAGAGTGCATCAACATCAGAATCAGAAAGTATTTCATTGAGTAATTCAGTAAGTGAATCAACGTCAGAATCTGAGTCAACAAGCACTTCAATTTCGTTAAGCGGTTCAGAGTCAGAGAGTGCAAGCGCATCGACATCAGAATCAGAAAGTGTAAGCGTGTCAACTTCGTTGAGTACTTCAGAGTCAGAATCAATAAGTGAATCAACATCATTAAGTAATTCAGAAAGCGAGTCGGAATCAGTTTCAAACTCAACAAGCGAAAGTGCATCAACATCAGTATCTGAGTCAATTAGCGAGTCAACATCAGTTTCTGAAAGTACAAGTACTTCAATCTCATTAAGTGAATCGATTAGTACATCAACATCAGAATCTGAGTCAACAAGCGCTTCAATTTCGTTAAGCGGTTCAGAGTCAGAGAGTGCATCAGTATCGGAATCGACAAGCGTATCAGAGAGTAGTTCGACAAGCACATCGTTAAGTGGTTCGATCAGTACTTCAGAATCAATAAGCACATCAACTTCTGAATCAACATCAATATCCGAGTCAACAAGTACATCGATTTCATTGAGCGAATCGAACAGTACATCGACGTCTGTATCAGAAAGTGCAAGCACATCAGCAAGCGAAAGTGCGTCTATATCAGAATCTGAGTCAACAAGCATTTCTGAGAGTACATCATTAAGTGGTTCAGAGTCAGAGAGTGCAAGCGTATCGACGTCTATTTCAGCATCAGAAAGTGTATCAACTTCTGAATCGACAAGTGTGTCACTAAGCAATTCAGCTTCAATGAGTACATCAACGTCTGAAAGTACAAGTACTTCAATCTCATTAAGCGAATCGACAAGTACGTCAACATCAGCTAGCGAATCAGAATCAGTTTCAAGCTCAGCAAGCACATCAACATCTGAATCAGCAAGTACATCTGAGAGCACATCAGTATCAGAGAGTGCATCAACATCAGTATCTGAGTCGACAAGTGCGTCAGCTTCGTTAAGTGCTTCAGAGTCAGAGAGTGCAAGCGTATCGACATCTATTTCAACATCAGAAAGTGAGAGCATGTCAACTTCGTTGAGTACATCAGTGTCAGAGTCAATTAGCGAGTCAACATCGTTAAGTAATTCTGTAAGCACATCAGTTTCTGAATCGACATCGGTTTCTGAAAGTACAAGTACTTCAACATCAGCAAGCGAATCGGAATCTGTTTCAAACTCAGCAAGTGAAAGTGCGTCAACATCAGTATCTGAGTCGACAAGCACATCAATTTCATTAAGTGGTTCGGAATCAGCAAGCATTTCTGAGAGCACATCATTAAGTGGTTCGATTAGTACATCAACATCAGCAAGCGAATCAGAATCTGTTTCAAATTCAGCAAGCGAAAGTGCATCAGCATCAGAGTCAGTAAGTGCTTCAGCAAGTACATCTGAGAGCGCTTCAGCATCAGCATCTGAAAGTATTTCATTGAGTAATTCAGAAAGCGTATCTACTTCAGAATCAACGAGCGCATCAACATCAGCTAGCGAGTCAGAATCAGTTTCAAACTCAGCAAGCGAAAGTGCATCAACATCAGAATCTGAGTCGACAAGTGCGTCAGCTTCGTTGAGTACATCATTATCAGAATCGACATCAGTTTCTGAAAGTACAAGTGCATCAACATCAGAATCAGCAAGTAATTCTGAGAGCACATCATTAAGTGAATCGATTAGTACATCAACATCATTTAGCGAATCAGAGTCTGTTTCAAACTCAACAAGCGAAAGTACATCAACTTCAGAATCTGAGTCAACAAGCACATCAATTTCACTAAGTGGGTCAGAGTCAGTAAGCACAAGCGCATCGGCATCAGCATCAGAAAGCGTATCAACTTCTGAATCGACAAGTGCGTCACTAAGCACTTCAGCTTCAATGAGTACATCAACATCAGTTAGCGAATCGGAATCTGTTTCAAATTCAGCAAGCGCATCGACATCAGCATCAGAATCAATCAGCGAGTCAACATCGTTAAGTAATTCTGTAAGCGCATCCGAAAGCGCATCAGTTTCTGAATCGACATCGGTTTCAGAAAGTACAAGTGCATCAACATCAGCTAGCGAATCAGAATCAGTTTCAAACTCAACAAGCGAAAGTGCATCAGTATCAGAGAGTGCTTCAGGATCAGCATCTGAAAGTATTTCATTGAGTAATTCAGAAAGCGTATCTACTTCAGAATCAACGAGCGCATCAACATCAGCTAGCGAGTCAGAATCAGTTTCAAACTCAGTAAGCGAAAGTACATCAACATCAGTATCTAAGTCGACAAGCGCTTCAATTTCATTAAGTAGTTCAGAGTCAGAGAGTGCAAGCGTATCGACGTCTATTTCAGCATCAGAAAGTGTAAGCATGTCAACTTCGTTGAGTACATCAGTTTCTGAAAGTACAAGTACTTCAATCTCATTAAGTGAATCGATTAGTACATCAACATCAGAATCTGAGTCGACAAGCACATCAATTTCACTAAGTGGGTCAGAGTCAGTAAGTACAAGCGCATCGGCATCAGCATCCGAAAGCGTATCAACTTCTGAGTCGACAAGTGCGTCACTAAGCACTTCAGCTTCAATGAGTACATCAGTGTCAGAAAGTACTTCAGAGTCAATCAGCGAGTCAGCATCGTTGAGTGATTCTGTAAGCGCATCAGAATCAGTTTCACTAAGTGATTCAGAATCAATAAGTGCATCTAACTCTGCATCGACGTCAACGTCAGAGTCAGTAAGTGCATCAGCAAGTACATCTGAGAGCACATCAGTATCAGAGAGTGCATCAACATCAGAATCAGAAAGTATTTCATTGAGTAATTCAGTAAGTGAATCAACGTCAGAATCTGAGTCAACAAGTGCTTCAATCTCATTAAGCGATTCGATAAGTACGTCAACATCAGCAAGCGAATCAGAGTCTGTTTCAAACTCAGCAAGCGAAAGTGCGTCTATATCAGAATCTGAGTCAACAAGCATTTCTGAGAGTACATCATTAAGTGGTTCAGAGTCAGAGAGTGCAAGCGTATCGACGTCTATTTCAGCATCAGAAAGTGTATCAACTTCTGAATCGACAAGTGCGTCACTAAGCACTTCAGCTTCAATGAGTACATCAACGTCTGAAAGTACAAGTACTTCAATCTCATTAAGTGATTCGATAAGTACGTCAACATCAGCTAGCGAGTCGGAATCAGTTTCAAGCTCAGCAAGCGAAAGTGCGTCAATATCACAATCTGAGTCAACAAGTACTTCTGAGAGCACATCATTAAGTGGTTCAGAGTCAGTGAGCACAAGCACATCGACATCAGAATCAGAAAGTGTAAGCACGTCAACTTCGTTGAGTACATCAGTGTCAGAGTCAATTAGCGAGTCAACATCGGTTTCTGAAAGTACAAGTACTTCAATCTCATTAAGTGAATCGATTAGTACATCAACATCAGTTAGTGAATCAGAGTCTGTTTCAAACTCAACAAGCGAAAGTGTGTCAATATCAGAATCTGAGTCAACAAGCATTTCTGAGAGCACATCATTAAGTGGTTCAGAGTCAGAGAGTGCAAGTGCATCGACATCAGCATCTGAAAGTATTTCATTGAGTAATTCAGAAAGCGTATCAACTTCTGAATCGATAAGCGCATCACTAAGCAACTCAGCTTCAATGAGTACATCAACGTCTGAAAGTACAAGTACTTCAATCTCATTAAGTGATTCGATTAGTACTTCAAACTCAACAAGCACATCACTAAGCAACTCAGAATCAATGAGTACGTCAACATCGGTTTCTGAAAGTATAAGTACATCAGCATCTGAGTCAATTTCATTAAGTGGTTCAGAGTCAACAAGTACATCAATTTCATTGAGCGGATCGAACAGCGAATCGACAAGTACTTCAGTGTCGGAATCAATCAGTGAGTCAACTTCGTTGAGTATATCTACAAGCGAAAGTGCATCAACTTCGTTAAGTGGTTCGGAATCAGAAAGTGCATCATTATCAGAATCGGCAAGCGTATCAGAGAGCAGTTCGACAAGTACGTCTTTAAGTGATTCGACTAGTACTTCAAACTCAATAAGCACGTCACTAAGCGATTCAGAATCAACGAGTGTATCAATCTCTGGATCAGCGTCATTAAGTGAGAGCACGTCAACATCGGTTTCTGAAAGTATAAGTACATCGATTTCATTGAGTGAATCAGTGAGCACATCGATTTCAGCCTCTGACTCAACAAGTGCTTCAGATTCGTTAAGTGGTTCAGAGTCAGCAAGTACATCTGAGAGCACATCATTAAGTGAATCGATTAGTACATCAACATCAGCAAGCGAGTCGGAATCAGTTTCAAACTCAGCAAGCGAAAGTACATCAACATCAGAATCTGAGTCAACAAGTGCTTCGATTTCATTAAGCGATTCAATCAGTACGTCATTGAGTACTTCTTTGAGCGACTCAACATCAGAATCGACATCGGTTTCAGAAAGTACAAGTACATCAACTTCTGAATCGACATCAATATCAGAGTCAACAAGCACATCGATTTCATTGAGCGAATCGAACAGTGCATCAACGTCTGTTTCAGCATCCGAAAGTATAAGTACATCAACATCAACTAGTGAATCGGAATCTGTTTCAAACTCAACAAGCGAAAGTGCATCAACATCAGTATCTGAATCGGCAAGTGCAAGCACGTCAACATCAGCATTGGATTCAGTAAGCACAAGTGCATCAACAAGTGGTTCAGAGTCATCAAGTGCAAGTGCGTCAACTTCAACAAGCACATCACTCACTACATCAGAATCACAAGCCCCATCATTTGGTAGTACATCAATTAATGATGGCGTTAAAGAAACATTATCTAAAGATGCGAAAACAACTGAAAAAGCACAGTTACCTGATACAGGGCAAGCAACACAAAACAATGGATTAGTTGGAGCGGTTGCAGCGATGTTAGCAGGACTTGGCTTATTCAAAAAATCAAAAAAAGATAAAAAGAAAGCAACAAAGTCTAACAAATAA
- the secY2 gene encoding accessory Sec system protein translocase subunit SecY2: protein MKNNLFFRILGQYEYKILHKRILFTMLILLIYITGSNIDIVSQEKINRHEDSFYKLAVSNMGGDIHSLNIFSLGLGPWLTAMILLMLLRYRNLDKAMKQTRKEKHYQEKLLTLAFCIVQGYFVINQSIVKEHIKEVNIALLILVVVTGAMLLVWLADQNVRYGIAGPMPIVLLSIIRSIFNQRLPELHVHTVILVTIIVLIAIALLILLLIELVEYRLNYRDIMHVTETRTQSYLAWKLNPAGSISIMISLSMFILLNSFIGLMMGVFIGTSSDSGILSFANVEGITFYLIMQIILGYLLSRLLINTKQKTKDFLKSGNYFENIYPGRETEAFLNQKARRVCWTGAMIVGLIIGIPLYCTLFVPQLSQQIYFAIQLIILVYISMNIAETIRTYLYFDKYQQFLTKYW from the coding sequence GTGAAGAATAATCTGTTTTTTCGTATTTTAGGACAGTACGAATATAAAATTTTACATAAACGCATATTATTTACGATGCTTATCTTATTGATATACATAACAGGCAGTAATATTGACATCGTTAGTCAGGAAAAAATAAATCGTCATGAAGATTCATTTTACAAACTTGCAGTGTCAAATATGGGAGGTGACATTCACTCGCTCAATATTTTTTCTCTTGGGCTTGGTCCATGGTTAACAGCGATGATTTTGTTAATGTTACTACGCTATCGAAATTTAGATAAAGCGATGAAACAAACGCGTAAAGAGAAGCATTATCAAGAAAAGTTATTAACACTCGCGTTTTGTATCGTACAAGGCTATTTTGTGATTAATCAATCCATTGTCAAAGAACATATTAAAGAGGTAAATATAGCACTCTTAATTTTAGTTGTAGTTACAGGCGCAATGTTACTCGTTTGGCTTGCAGATCAAAATGTGCGTTATGGTATTGCGGGGCCTATGCCTATTGTACTGTTGAGCATTATTCGTTCTATTTTTAATCAAAGGCTTCCCGAACTTCATGTTCACACAGTCATTTTAGTGACTATCATTGTCCTTATTGCGATAGCATTGCTCATTTTGTTACTGATTGAGCTTGTAGAGTACCGATTAAATTATCGTGACATTATGCATGTAACTGAAACACGCACACAATCCTATCTCGCATGGAAGCTTAATCCAGCGGGCAGTATTTCTATTATGATTAGTCTGTCTATGTTTATCCTTTTAAACAGTTTTATTGGCTTAATGATGGGTGTGTTTATAGGAACTTCATCAGATAGTGGGATTTTGAGTTTTGCTAATGTTGAAGGCATTACATTCTATCTTATTATGCAAATCATTTTGGGTTACTTGTTATCAAGATTACTTATTAACACGAAGCAAAAAACAAAAGATTTCTTAAAAAGTGGGAACTATTTTGAGAACATTTATCCAGGTCGTGAGACGGAGGCGTTTTTAAATCAAAAAGCACGGCGTGTATGTTGGACGGGTGCAATGATTGTAGGACTGATTATCGGTATTCCGTTGTATTGCACGTTATTTGTCCCTCAACTTTCACAACAAATTTATTTTGCAATTCAATTAATCATCCTAGTTTACATTAGTATGAACATTGCGGAAACGATTCGCACATATTTGTATTTTGATAAATATCAGCAGTTTTTGACTAAATATTGGTAA
- the asp1 gene encoding accessory Sec system protein Asp1, producing MKRFIPAWYSQNQWWESKAEPFYRKRSVTEFDDLISLMSMHHKNEYNFEMIILNYSPDLRTFLHRHELFESNYWSVFDEIQGFTHQTPQSVDYRQLHWPKETEFIYTPYLIRAITSENSYSNIYFSQDGYLIWIEDFEHKVKRQRYVFDDRGFLSSVIAFDDKGAPSNIRYMTQDGDWILQENVNDGAVEVNDHYQHHFNCRRYLSMEEVIQEHLNHYRENNIDDCDPIIVASDIRHNQLIAETFKPQHLCFSIFQQRNKGVPKTEFETMVGGQSWLVDTLESERILEAYKEKNDLTQRLMRITPFDAQVMPNISNQLYETYIGLWIDGLTDTQVKQIMSQLVHYMEKKEAIRIVLLTKLERHHVSTWLLNEITIINDRFNDKSEVPEEISELMKDEEAIVYVELKSVPFEMDIVEAIATLRIVIDLSVEPDLFLQICCLGAGLPQINRNHTDYVEDGTNGLVITTENDLIAALDYYLEHLKHWNRSYAYSQRLAKNYTSKKIIEQLDQLIEGDRDGT from the coding sequence ATGAAGCGTTTTATACCGGCTTGGTATAGCCAGAACCAGTGGTGGGAAAGTAAAGCTGAACCTTTTTATCGCAAACGTTCTGTTACAGAATTTGATGATTTAATCAGTTTGATGTCGATGCATCATAAAAATGAATATAATTTTGAAATGATTATCCTTAATTATAGTCCTGATTTACGTACTTTTTTACATCGTCACGAGTTGTTTGAATCGAATTATTGGTCAGTATTTGATGAGATTCAAGGTTTTACACATCAAACCCCACAATCTGTAGATTACAGGCAACTTCATTGGCCAAAGGAAACGGAATTTATTTATACGCCTTATTTGATTCGCGCAATAACAAGTGAGAACAGCTATTCCAATATTTATTTTAGTCAAGACGGTTATCTTATATGGATTGAAGATTTTGAACATAAAGTAAAGCGTCAACGTTATGTGTTTGACGATCGTGGATTTTTATCAAGTGTGATTGCGTTTGATGATAAAGGTGCTCCAAGTAATATCCGTTATATGACGCAAGATGGTGATTGGATTTTACAAGAAAATGTGAATGATGGCGCAGTTGAAGTCAATGATCATTATCAACATCATTTTAACTGCCGACGTTATCTTTCTATGGAAGAAGTTATTCAAGAACATCTTAATCACTATCGTGAAAATAATATTGATGACTGCGATCCAATTATCGTTGCCTCTGATATACGACACAATCAACTTATTGCAGAGACTTTTAAGCCGCAACACCTATGTTTTTCCATTTTTCAACAGCGTAATAAAGGTGTACCAAAAACTGAGTTTGAAACGATGGTAGGTGGTCAAAGTTGGTTGGTCGACACATTGGAAAGCGAACGTATTCTAGAAGCTTATAAAGAAAAAAATGATTTGACTCAGCGGCTTATGCGTATTACACCATTTGATGCCCAAGTTATGCCGAATATTAGTAACCAACTTTATGAAACATACATTGGGTTGTGGATTGATGGTTTGACCGACACACAAGTGAAACAAATCATGTCACAACTCGTGCATTATATGGAAAAGAAAGAAGCGATACGTATCGTTTTATTGACTAAGTTAGAGCGGCATCATGTTTCAACGTGGCTATTAAACGAAATCACCATCATTAATGATCGCTTTAATGATAAATCAGAAGTGCCAGAAGAAATTTCAGAATTAATGAAAGACGAAGAAGCGATTGTATATGTGGAACTGAAAAGCGTGCCATTCGAAATGGATATCGTTGAAGCCATTGCTACACTGCGCATTGTAATTGATTTGTCAGTTGAACCAGATTTATTCTTACAAATTTGTTGTTTAGGGGCAGGACTGCCTCAAATTAACAGAAATCACACGGATTATGTTGAAGATGGAACAAATGGACTTGTGATTACCACTGAGAATGATTTGATTGCGGCATTAGATTATTATTTAGAGCATTTGAAACATTGGAACCGTTCGTATGCATATTCGCAGAGACTTGCTAAAAACTACACATCTAAAAAAATTATAGAACAGTTAGATCAATTGATTGAAGGTGACCGAGATGGCACGTAA
- the asp2 gene encoding accessory Sec system protein Asp2 — protein MARKFRVLQIGGKDYGPHFEENKNTDWDYLDPNVFSDFSEYTHAVKDTIYVHGKFDFILVQTAYSEGLMCTLEIASQPYTTYIDQRFWNDQFESHPLVHQRIIRPLDYEDLNDLYEKLKSVTFSGQYGDKVSPKFCVVNPAFNGEAHYVGNKAIELKGNFGETMTPILSWQKNLFYDEGKVIQIWPEFTLTGSVEVEFVFRLISKGSIDTVVDEFVMHHTELTTPLEIPRRTHDAYIVLSARAKGEGSFHMRAVHKRWSRLEMGQFILGGQRYTDKNRDEFIHYFNPGDMKPPLNVYFSGYRSAEGFEGFFMMNRFKAPFILIGDPRIEGGAFYLGSEEYEQAIKQVIQDGLNRLGFNRDELILSGLSMGSFGALYYGAQLNPAGIVVGKPLINVGTVAENMPLLRPEDFGTALDVLLKNESGLEKSDVERLNRKFWHKVEKADFSNTTFAIAYMEHDDYDMRAFEMLLPVMTRQHARIMSRGVPGRHNDDSSTITSWFVNFYNIILESRFGRVTQRAK, from the coding sequence ATGGCACGTAAATTTAGAGTGCTCCAAATTGGAGGAAAAGATTACGGTCCTCATTTTGAAGAAAATAAAAATACAGATTGGGATTATTTAGATCCGAATGTTTTCAGTGATTTTAGTGAATATACGCATGCGGTTAAAGATACGATTTATGTTCATGGTAAGTTTGATTTTATTTTAGTACAAACTGCGTATTCGGAAGGGTTAATGTGTACGCTTGAAATAGCGAGTCAACCTTATACGACTTATATAGATCAACGATTTTGGAATGATCAATTTGAATCACATCCACTCGTGCATCAACGTATCATTCGACCATTAGACTATGAAGATCTTAATGATTTATATGAAAAGTTAAAGTCTGTAACATTTTCGGGGCAATATGGTGATAAGGTCTCTCCGAAGTTTTGTGTAGTAAACCCTGCATTTAATGGTGAGGCGCATTATGTGGGCAATAAAGCGATAGAATTGAAGGGAAATTTTGGTGAGACGATGACACCAATTTTATCATGGCAAAAAAACTTATTTTATGATGAAGGTAAAGTCATCCAAATATGGCCAGAATTTACGCTAACCGGAAGTGTAGAAGTGGAATTTGTATTTCGACTCATTTCTAAAGGAAGCATAGATACAGTTGTTGATGAATTTGTTATGCATCATACAGAGTTAACGACACCATTAGAAATTCCGAGACGTACACACGATGCGTACATCGTTTTAAGTGCGCGAGCTAAGGGCGAAGGTTCATTTCATATGAGGGCAGTTCACAAACGATGGTCACGATTAGAAATGGGGCAGTTTATTTTAGGAGGCCAACGTTATACGGATAAAAATCGTGACGAATTTATCCATTACTTTAATCCTGGAGATATGAAGCCACCGCTTAATGTGTATTTTAGTGGTTATCGTTCTGCGGAAGGGTTTGAAGGGTTCTTTATGATGAATCGTTTTAAAGCACCTTTTATTTTGATTGGAGATCCGCGCATTGAAGGTGGTGCGTTTTATCTTGGTTCTGAAGAATACGAACAAGCGATCAAACAGGTGATTCAAGACGGCTTAAATCGCCTAGGATTTAATAGGGACGAACTGATTTTGTCAGGGCTTTCTATGGGCTCATTCGGCGCATTGTATTACGGAGCGCAACTAAATCCTGCGGGCATTGTCGTCGGTAAACCTTTAATTAATGTAGGAACAGTTGCTGAAAATATGCCTTTATTACGTCCAGAAGATTTTGGCACAGCATTAGATGTCCTTTTGAAAAATGAAAGTGGGCTTGAAAAATCAGATGTTGAACGTCTGAATCGTAAATTTTGGCATAAAGTTGAAAAGGCAGATTTTTCAAATACAACATTTGCGATTGCCTACATGGAACATGATGATTATGATATGCGTGCATTTGAGATGTTATTGCCAGTGATGACACGCCAACATGCCCGTATTATGAGCCGCGGTGTACCTGGAAGACATAATGATGATTCCTCCACAATTACAAGTTGGTTTGTCAATTTTTACAATATTATTTTGGAAAGTCGGTTTGGGAGAGTGACGCAACGTGCAAAATAA